The DNA region GGTGACCTATCACAGCGCCGGGGTCAACCACCAGGCCTGGTTGCTGAAGTGGGAGCACGAGGGAAAGAGCCTCTATCCGCTCCTGGACGAGGCGATCGAGCGGGACCCGGAACTCCGTCGGCGCGTACGCGTGGACATGTACAAGCGGATCGGTTACTACCCGACCGAGACCTCGGAGCACTCGTCGGAATACGTGGCCTGGTACCTGCACAACGACGCCGAGATTGCCCGGCTTCGCATTCCGGTCAGTGACTACGTCCAGATCAGCCAACAGAACCTTGCCGACTACGCGGACACCCGCCGGTTGGTCCTGGCCGGCAAGCTCCGTCCGCCGGAGCGAGACGCGACCGAATACGCGCCCCTGGTGATCCATAGCCTGCAGACCGGCACGCCCCGGGTGATCTACGGCAATGTCCCCAATCACGGCCTGATCGACAACCTCCCGGCCGACTACACCGTCGAGGTGCCCACCGACATCGGGCCCGACGGGGTCCGGCCGCGGGCGGTCGGATCTCTTCCCGTCCAGTGCGCCGCACTCAACGCTCCCTACGTCGGTACGGGAAGCCTGACCGTCGCGGCCGCGCTGCGCGGGGATCCACGCCTGGTCCGCCAGGCCGCGATGGTCGACGCCAACACCGCCGCGACGCTGTCGGTCGACCAGATCTGGGCGCTGTGCAACGAGCTCACGGCGGCACACGGCGACCTCATCCGCGAGTCTCTCCGCGAACCCGTCGTACCGTGACAATGGTGTTCAGCCGGACGCGCCGCAGAATTGCGCAGCCTCGTCCATTGAATCGTGCACGAACCTGTTCTTACCTGCACTACGGTAAGGCGTCGGATTGGTCGATCGCGGCGGCGAGTGCCGCTTCGGGTAGGAGCTATAGCTCATGAAGAAACGTCTCGGTCTATGCCTACCCGCTATTGTCGCCGCAGCAGCGCTCGCCCTGGCCGCCTGCAGCAGCGGCAGTGACAGCAGCGCGAGCGGCGGAGTCACCAAGATCGTGGTGTGGCACGGCTACATCGATGTCGAAGGCAAGGCCTTCAACTCGATGGTGAAGCAGTTCGAAAAGAGCCACCCCAACATCCAGGTCTCCAGCCTCGAGTCGACCAACGACTATGCGCTGCAGAAGGTGCTGACCGCCGTCCGCGGCGGGACGCCGCCGGACATCGCCTACATGTACGGCTCTTGGTCGCCCAACATCGCCAAGATCCCCCAGCTGGTCGACCTCTCCAGCACCGTCAAGGGAGCGGGGTGGAACTGGAACGACTTCTACCCGGGAGAACGAGCGACAGCGACGGTCGGCAGCAAGATCGTGGGTGTTCCGGCGCTGGTGGACAACCTCGCCATCGTCTACAACAAGAAGCTCTTCGCCCAGGCAGGCGTTTCTCCGCCCACCCCCAGCTGGACCTGGACCGACTTCCGCAATGCCGCGGCCAAGCTGACCGACAAGTCGAAGGGCCAGTTCGGCTGGTACTTCCCGGCGGATGCGAGCGAGGACTCGGTGTGGCACTACGAGGCCATGCTCTGGGAGGCCGGGGGAAACATCCTCAACCCGGACAACACGAAGGCGGCGTTCGACTCGCCGGAGGGCATCAAGGCCCTCACCACGTTGCAACAGATGGCTCAGGACAAGTCCGTATACATCGACACGTCCAACACCAAGGGCTCGCAACTGATGAATGCCGGCAAGATCGGCATGATGGTGACCGGGCCGTGGGACCTCAGCTCGTTGCCCAACATCTCCTACGGCGTGCAGATCATGCCGACCTATCCGGGTTCTCCGGGCGGGCATCAGACGATCTCCGGACCGGACAACTGGGTCGTGTTCAACAACGGGTCGGCGCAGACGCAAGCCGCGGAGACCTTCCTGAAGTGGCTCACCGCCCCGGCTCAGATCAAGACGTTCTCCCGGGCCACC from Mycobacteriales bacterium includes:
- the melA gene encoding alpha-galactosidase, with translation MPTTISFLGAGSVVFTRELLADIIGLGDLGELTIALHDINVDRLETAEAIALSTIEQLGGNARVTATTDRRTALTGAQFVINTIQVGMYDATVRDFEVPARYGLRQTIADTVGIGGIFRGLRTFDALDGIAADMTEVCPDAWLLNYTNPMAMNVAYLSAIAPQLKVIGLCHSVYWTVVGLCEIVGVPYDEVTYHSAGVNHQAWLLKWEHEGKSLYPLLDEAIERDPELRRRVRVDMYKRIGYYPTETSEHSSEYVAWYLHNDAEIARLRIPVSDYVQISQQNLADYADTRRLVLAGKLRPPERDATEYAPLVIHSLQTGTPRVIYGNVPNHGLIDNLPADYTVEVPTDIGPDGVRPRAVGSLPVQCAALNAPYVGTGSLTVAAALRGDPRLVRQAAMVDANTAATLSVDQIWALCNELTAAHGDLIRESLREPVVP
- a CDS encoding ABC transporter substrate-binding protein translates to MKKRLGLCLPAIVAAAALALAACSSGSDSSASGGVTKIVVWHGYIDVEGKAFNSMVKQFEKSHPNIQVSSLESTNDYALQKVLTAVRGGTPPDIAYMYGSWSPNIAKIPQLVDLSSTVKGAGWNWNDFYPGERATATVGSKIVGVPALVDNLAIVYNKKLFAQAGVSPPTPSWTWTDFRNAAAKLTDKSKGQFGWYFPADASEDSVWHYEAMLWEAGGNILNPDNTKAAFDSPEGIKALTTLQQMAQDKSVYIDTSNTKGSQLMNAGKIGMMVTGPWDLSSLPNISYGVQIMPTYPGSPGGHQTISGPDNWVVFNNGSAQTQAAETFLKWLTAPAQIKTFSRATGDLPTRASVGDEPGFVKELNDNLPGTAAFVANLANAKKARPQVTQYPKISEALGNEIVAVLLGKATPAAALKAAAAETNQALTG